DNA sequence from the Streptomyces sp. MST-110588 genome:
TGGTCTGCAGCCTGCCGCAACTGCGGGTGATGCCGGCGGGCGGGTCGTAGGGGCAGTCGGGCCACAGCGAGGCGGCGGTGGGCCGCATGCTCGCGCGAAAGCCGCGGGCCAGGTCACCGGTCTCCCTCAGACGGGCGGCGTACGGCGGCCGGGCGGGGTCGAAGCCGGTGCCGAGCTGGAGGCCGAGCCAGCGCTGCCGCAGGGTCTCGTACGGGTCCTGGGCGGCGGACCGCGCGGCGTGCGCGGCGTGCTGCGGCCCGGCGGCGGACGCGGGCGTGGCCGCCGCCGTCAGGCCGAGCGCGCCCGCTCCGGAGAGGCCGAGGAAGCCCCGGCGGGACCAGACGGGGGAAGGCGGCATGGTCCGTCCTCTCCGAGGAGTGTCAACCGCGGTGCCGCACATGCCGGTTGAAGGGGATGCCCGCCGGTCTAGCACGGCGGGCATCCCCCGGCAATGCGCATGACAGCGCGGGCCGTTGACACCCCACGCTCCCCCAAGGCACGGGATCCGGGGCCCGGGGCCCGCTTCCCTATTCCTGCGGCGGGACCCCGGCCCGCATCAGCCCGTACGCGTACGCGTCGTCCAGCGCCTGCCAGGACGCCGCGATGACGTTCTCCGCCACGCCGACCGTGGACCACTCCCCCTGCCCGTCGCTGGTGGAGACCAGCACCCGGGTGATCGAGCCGGTGCCCATCCGGCCCTCCAGGATGCGGACCCTGTAGTCCACCAGCTCCATCTGGGCGAGCTGCGGATAGATCCGCTCCAGACCCACCCGCAGCGCCCGGTCCAGGGCGTTGACCGGGCCGTTGCCCTCGGCGGTGGCGACGATGCGCTCGCCCTTGGCCCACAGCTTGACGGTCGCCTCGTTGGCGTGGGTGCCGTCGGGGCGGTCCTCGACGATCGCCCGCCAGGACTCGACGCGGAAGTAGCGGCGCGCACGCCCCTCCACCTCCTCGCGCAGCAGCAGTTCGAAGGAGGCGTCGGCGGCCTCGTACGTGTAGCCCGCCAGCTCGCGTTCCTTGACGCGTTCCACGACGCGGCCGATCACCGCGCGGTCCTCGCCCAGGTCGATGCCCAGTTCCCGGCCCTTGAGCTCGATCGAGGCCCGCCCGGCCATGTCCGAGACCAGCATGCGCATGGTGTTGCCGACCAGCGCGGGGTCGATGTGCTGGTAGAGGTCGGGGTCGATCTTGATGGCCGAGGCGTGCAGGCCGGCCTTGTGGGCGAACGCCGAGACCCCGACGTAGGGCTGGTGGGTGGCGGGCGTGAGGTTGACGACCTCGGCGATGGCGTGCGAGATCCGGGTCGTCTCGGCGAGCTTGCCTTCGGGCAGGACCCGCCGTCCGTACTTCAGCTCCAGCGCGGCGACGACCGGGAAGAGGTTGGAGTTGCCCACCCGCTCGCCGTAGCCGTTGGCGGTGCACTGCACATGGGTGGCGCCCGCGTCCACGGCGGCCAGGGTGTTGGCCACCGCGCAGCCGGTGTCGTCCTGGGCGTGGATGCCCAGGCGCGCCCCGGTGTCCGCCAGCACGGTCCGTACCACCGCGCCGACCTGCGCGGGGAGCATGCCGCCGTTGGTGTCGCAGAGCACC
Encoded proteins:
- the cimA gene encoding citramalate synthase; its protein translation is MTDATDATDESGKPDASDAPDDSFHVFDTTLRDGAQREGINLTVADKLTIARHLDDYGVGFIEGGWPGANPRDTEFFRRARQETDFRHARLVAFGATRKAGVRVEEDPQVAALLESEAPVITLVAKSHTRHVELALRTTPEENLAMIRDTVSYLRGKGRRVFLDCEHFFDGYALDAGYAKEVVRTASAAGADVVVLCDTNGGMLPAQVGAVVRTVLADTGARLGIHAQDDTGCAVANTLAAVDAGATHVQCTANGYGERVGNSNLFPVVAALELKYGRRVLPEGKLAETTRISHAIAEVVNLTPATHQPYVGVSAFAHKAGLHASAIKIDPDLYQHIDPALVGNTMRMLVSDMAGRASIELKGRELGIDLGEDRAVIGRVVERVKERELAGYTYEAADASFELLLREEVEGRARRYFRVESWRAIVEDRPDGTHANEATVKLWAKGERIVATAEGNGPVNALDRALRVGLERIYPQLAQMELVDYRVRILEGRMGTGSITRVLVSTSDGQGEWSTVGVAENVIAASWQALDDAYAYGLMRAGVPPQE